The following proteins are co-located in the Aquarana catesbeiana isolate 2022-GZ unplaced genomic scaffold, ASM4218655v1 unanchor233, whole genome shotgun sequence genome:
- the LOC141121867 gene encoding uncharacterized protein isoform X2: protein MIAPMRMEEDRSHMTEKILNLTLEIIYLLTGERFPLMKSGDHMTITVPPCDSLKPERHKMQKILEVTKKMMELLTGEVPIRCQDVTVYFSMEEWEYLEGHKDLYKDVMMDNQPPLTSPVDGREMRKTSEDCLTLSPDCKVEDEDITQYSPGENPTTSNVHPAPHTVDGPSYSSYPEEPQTVRNGAVLPTDKRFSCTECGRCFHSKSNLIEHKRSHTGEKPYFCPECGKCFSNMSNFYNHQIFHKKEKQFSCSECGKCFSDKSGLRRHKRTHTGEKPYSCPECGKCFSQKYDVYIHHRLHTGEKPYSCPECGKCFSDKSNLHIHQRSHTGEKPYSCSECGSCFVQKSDLVSHQRSHTGEKQYSCPECGKYFSKKSNLYTHQRSHTGEKPYSCPECGKCFSVKSNLYTHQRSHTGEKPYSCPECGKCFSVKSHLYTHQRSHTGEKPNSCPECGKCFSDKSNLSRHQRSHTGEKTHSCPECGKCFSQKYDLSRHQRSHMREKPYTCPEGIVPH, encoded by the exons atgatagcaccaatgaggatggaggaggaccggagtcacatgactgagaagatactaaacctcaccctggagatcatctacctgctgaccggagag agatttcctcttatgaagtcaggtgatcatatgaccatcacagtgcctccatgtgactccctaaaaccagAGAGACACAaaatgcagaagattctagaagtcaccaagaagatgatggagctgctgacaggagag gttcctataaggtgtcaggatgtcactgtctatttctccatggaggagtgggagtatttagaaggacacaaggatctctacaaggacgtcatgatggacaatcagccgcccctcacatcaccgg tagatggacgggagatgaggaaaacctcagaggattgtctcactttgtctccagactgtaaagtagaagatgaggacatcacacagtatagtccaggagaaaacccgactacctcaaatgtccatccggcaccacacactgtagatggaccatcgtattcctcttatcctgaggaacctcagactgtgaggaacggtgccgtccttccaacagataagagattttcctgtactgagtgcgggaggtgtttccattctaaatccaATCTTATtgagcataaaagatctcacacaggagagaagccatatttctgtcctgagtgcgggaaatgtttttcaaacatGTCCAATTTCTACAACCATCAGATATTCCACAAAAAGGAGAAGCAGTTTtcttgttctgagtgtgggaaatgtttttcagataagtccggTCTTCGCAGacataaaagaactcacacaggtgagaagccgtattcctgtcctgagtgcggaaaatgtttttcacagaagtacgATGTTTACATACATCATAGATTGCACACAGGAgaaaaaccatattcctgtcctgagtgtgggaaatgtttttcagataagtctaATCTtcacatacatcagagatctcacacaggggagaagccgtattcctgttctgagtgtgggagttGTTTTGTGCAAAAATCAGATCTTGTCTCacaccagagatctcacacaggggagaagcaatattcctgccctgagtgcgggaaatatttttcaaagaagtctaatctttacacacatcagagatctcacacaggagagaagccgtattcctgtcctgagtgcgggaaatgtttttcagtgaagtctaaTCTTTAcacgcatcagagatctcacacaggagagaagccgtattcctgtcctgagtgcgggaaatgtttttcagtgaagtctcaTCTTTAcacgcatcagagatctcacacaggagagaagccgaattcctgtcctgagtgcgggaaatgtttttcagacaagtccaatctttccagacatcagagatctcacacgggggagaagacacattcctgtcctgagtgcgggaaatgtttttcacaaaagtacgatctttccagacatcagagatctcacatgaggGAGAAGCCATATACCTGTcctgagggaattgttcctcactga
- the LOC141121867 gene encoding uncharacterized protein isoform X1, whose protein sequence is MIAPMRMEEDRSHMTEKILNLTLEIIYLLTGERFPLMKSGDHMTITVPPCDSLKPERHKMQKILEVTKKMMELLTGEVPIRCQDVTVYFSMEEWEYLEGHKDLYKDVMMDNQPPLTSPDGSSNGNPPERCPRPLYSRDSTQEDHTIPHCYKSGDPIDIEFEVKAEEEERYVRDDQQSMEEDGITETLIEEDTPTEISTVDGREMRKTSEDCLTLSPDCKVEDEDITQYSPGENPTTSNVHPAPHTVDGPSYSSYPEEPQTVRNGAVLPTDKRFSCTECGRCFHSKSNLIEHKRSHTGEKPYFCPECGKCFSNMSNFYNHQIFHKKEKQFSCSECGKCFSDKSGLRRHKRTHTGEKPYSCPECGKCFSQKYDVYIHHRLHTGEKPYSCPECGKCFSDKSNLHIHQRSHTGEKPYSCSECGSCFVQKSDLVSHQRSHTGEKQYSCPECGKYFSKKSNLYTHQRSHTGEKPYSCPECGKCFSVKSNLYTHQRSHTGEKPYSCPECGKCFSVKSHLYTHQRSHTGEKPNSCPECGKCFSDKSNLSRHQRSHTGEKTHSCPECGKCFSQKYDLSRHQRSHMREKPYTCPEGIVPH, encoded by the exons atgatagcaccaatgaggatggaggaggaccggagtcacatgactgagaagatactaaacctcaccctggagatcatctacctgctgaccggagag agatttcctcttatgaagtcaggtgatcatatgaccatcacagtgcctccatgtgactccctaaaaccagAGAGACACAaaatgcagaagattctagaagtcaccaagaagatgatggagctgctgacaggagag gttcctataaggtgtcaggatgtcactgtctatttctccatggaggagtgggagtatttagaaggacacaaggatctctacaaggacgtcatgatggacaatcagccgcccctcacatcaccgg atggatccagtaatgggaacccaccagagagatgtccccgtcctctgtattcccgggattccacacaggaagatcacaccatccctcactgttacaag agtggagatccaatcgatatagaatttgaggttaaagcagaagaagaagagaggtatgtgagggatgatcagcagtctatggaggaggatggaataacagaGACATtaatagaggaggacactcctacagagatcagcacag tagatggacgggagatgaggaaaacctcagaggattgtctcactttgtctccagactgtaaagtagaagatgaggacatcacacagtatagtccaggagaaaacccgactacctcaaatgtccatccggcaccacacactgtagatggaccatcgtattcctcttatcctgaggaacctcagactgtgaggaacggtgccgtccttccaacagataagagattttcctgtactgagtgcgggaggtgtttccattctaaatccaATCTTATtgagcataaaagatctcacacaggagagaagccatatttctgtcctgagtgcgggaaatgtttttcaaacatGTCCAATTTCTACAACCATCAGATATTCCACAAAAAGGAGAAGCAGTTTtcttgttctgagtgtgggaaatgtttttcagataagtccggTCTTCGCAGacataaaagaactcacacaggtgagaagccgtattcctgtcctgagtgcggaaaatgtttttcacagaagtacgATGTTTACATACATCATAGATTGCACACAGGAgaaaaaccatattcctgtcctgagtgtgggaaatgtttttcagataagtctaATCTtcacatacatcagagatctcacacaggggagaagccgtattcctgttctgagtgtgggagttGTTTTGTGCAAAAATCAGATCTTGTCTCacaccagagatctcacacaggggagaagcaatattcctgccctgagtgcgggaaatatttttcaaagaagtctaatctttacacacatcagagatctcacacaggagagaagccgtattcctgtcctgagtgcgggaaatgtttttcagtgaagtctaaTCTTTAcacgcatcagagatctcacacaggagagaagccgtattcctgtcctgagtgcgggaaatgtttttcagtgaagtctcaTCTTTAcacgcatcagagatctcacacaggagagaagccgaattcctgtcctgagtgcgggaaatgtttttcagacaagtccaatctttccagacatcagagatctcacacgggggagaagacacattcctgtcctgagtgcgggaaatgtttttcacaaaagtacgatctttccagacatcagagatctcacatgaggGAGAAGCCATATACCTGTcctgagggaattgttcctcactga